Proteins from one Mycobacterium sp. EPa45 genomic window:
- a CDS encoding DUF4229 domain-containing protein — protein MSDKSDNQTQGTGGRLVLDVVVYTFARLVLVVALTAAIYYIAKLIGISEFPLIVALLFAIVLALPLGIWLLAPLRKRATASIASVDERRRRDREQLQARLRGSEPKKSD, from the coding sequence GTGTCGGACAAATCGGACAATCAGACCCAGGGCACGGGTGGCCGCTTGGTCCTCGACGTCGTCGTTTATACCTTCGCGCGGCTCGTTTTGGTGGTCGCTCTGACCGCTGCCATCTATTACATCGCCAAGTTGATCGGAATCTCCGAGTTCCCGCTCATCGTCGCGCTGCTGTTCGCGATCGTGCTCGCTCTGCCGTTGGGCATCTGGCTGTTGGCTCCGCTGCGCAAACGCGCCACCGCGAGCATCGCGTCGGTAGACGAACGCCGCCGCCGCGACCGCGAGCAGCTGCAGGCGCGGCTGCGCGGTTCCGAGCCCAAGAAAAGCGACTAG
- a CDS encoding 1,4-dihydroxy-2-naphthoate polyprenyltransferase, with protein sequence MASIPQWVEGARPRTLPNAVAPVIAGTGAAAWLGAAVWWKALLALAVSLALIVGVNFANDYSDGIRGTDDDRAGPLRLVGSKLASPRAVLTAAVVSLTVGAVAGLTLAIVSAPWLIAVGAICIAGAWLYTGGSRPYGYAGFGEVAVFVFFGLVAVLGTQYTQALRVDWVGLALAVATGALSSAVLVANNLRDIPTDRVAGKVTLAVRLGDGRTRILYQSMLALAGVLTLVLMLATPWCAVGLISAPLALRAAGPVRRGLGGRELIPVLRDTGLTMLVWSIAVALALAFG encoded by the coding sequence ATGGCAAGCATCCCCCAATGGGTCGAGGGGGCCAGGCCCAGAACTCTGCCCAACGCGGTGGCGCCGGTGATCGCAGGCACCGGCGCGGCGGCGTGGCTGGGCGCGGCCGTGTGGTGGAAGGCGCTGCTGGCACTTGCGGTTTCGCTTGCGCTGATCGTCGGGGTCAACTTCGCCAACGATTACTCCGACGGCATTCGCGGCACCGACGACGATCGTGCCGGGCCGCTGCGACTGGTCGGTTCGAAGCTTGCGTCGCCGCGCGCGGTGCTGACGGCGGCCGTCGTCAGCCTCACCGTGGGCGCGGTCGCCGGGCTGACTCTTGCGATCGTCAGCGCGCCGTGGCTGATCGCAGTCGGCGCGATCTGCATCGCGGGGGCGTGGCTGTACACCGGCGGATCCCGGCCCTACGGCTACGCCGGATTCGGCGAAGTTGCGGTGTTCGTGTTCTTCGGCCTCGTCGCGGTGCTGGGCACGCAGTACACCCAGGCACTGCGGGTGGACTGGGTCGGCCTGGCCCTGGCCGTCGCGACGGGTGCGCTGTCGTCGGCCGTACTGGTGGCCAACAACCTGCGGGACATCCCCACCGACCGGGTGGCGGGCAAGGTCACGCTGGCGGTTCGGCTCGGCGACGGCCGCACCCGGATCCTCTACCAGTCGATGCTGGCCCTGGCCGGCGTGCTGACCCTGGTCCTCATGCTCGCCACGCCGTGGTGTGCGGTCGGTCTGATCTCGGCACCGCTGGCGCTGCGTGCGGCCGGCCCGGTACGGCGCGGTCTCGGCGGCCGCGAGCTCATCCCGGTACTGCGCGACACCGGCCTGACGATGCTGGTCTGGTCGATCGCGGTGGCGCTGGCGCTGGCGTTCGGCTAG
- a CDS encoding MarR family winged helix-turn-helix transcriptional regulator, which produces MHHDAAGNGSRSTHQRYVKLGFDDVEAGAWVHFESVAIALHSAVNRALAQHHQLSLADVQLLAHLKGHGPSAMGALAEMLMVTPSALTQQIQRLERRRLVHREASSDDGRRVLATITREGLRLSTASLATYARVVRAHFLNELSRNQMIALGDGCRRISTRLKAVDTTSDSSDSQ; this is translated from the coding sequence ATGCATCATGATGCTGCGGGCAACGGTTCCCGGTCGACCCATCAGCGGTATGTGAAGCTCGGATTCGATGACGTCGAGGCCGGTGCGTGGGTGCATTTCGAATCGGTCGCAATCGCCTTGCACTCGGCCGTCAACCGCGCCTTGGCGCAGCATCACCAGTTGAGTCTTGCCGACGTCCAACTGCTGGCGCATCTCAAAGGTCATGGCCCGAGCGCGATGGGAGCGCTGGCCGAGATGCTGATGGTCACCCCCAGCGCGCTCACCCAACAGATCCAGCGTCTGGAGCGGCGCCGGCTGGTGCACCGGGAGGCCAGCAGCGACGACGGCCGGCGGGTGCTGGCGACGATCACCCGGGAGGGGCTGCGACTGAGCACCGCGTCGCTGGCGACCTACGCCCGTGTGGTGCGCGCGCACTTCCTGAACGAGCTGAGCAGGAACCAGATGATCGCCCTCGGCGACGGCTGCCGCCGGATAAGCACCAGGTTGAAGGCTGTTGACACAACCTCGGACTCGTCGGATAGCCAGTGA
- a CDS encoding SHOCT domain-containing protein encodes MPLFKKGFRQAWADAGADREDEFAQVMKFPPVPELAVELMTAFGASGPRQGKPLTESDLAQWWLDRYEFTSRRQKVLCSAMLRRGRSPIREALQVLEHAELVYLTVRTDREDNWRATNLGSSILAEGRDAVAERVGQRPGAGAATPTAEPKSAVDRLQELDTLLRAGVISDAEYAAKRQHIIDGI; translated from the coding sequence ATGCCTCTGTTCAAAAAGGGCTTCAGGCAAGCGTGGGCCGACGCGGGCGCGGACCGGGAGGATGAGTTCGCGCAGGTGATGAAGTTCCCGCCGGTGCCTGAACTCGCGGTCGAATTGATGACGGCTTTCGGTGCCAGCGGACCCCGGCAGGGGAAGCCACTGACCGAAAGCGATCTCGCACAGTGGTGGCTTGACCGCTACGAGTTCACCTCCCGACGCCAGAAAGTGCTGTGCTCGGCGATGTTGCGCCGTGGTCGCAGCCCGATTCGCGAGGCGTTGCAGGTGCTCGAGCACGCTGAGCTGGTGTATCTGACCGTGCGTACCGACAGGGAAGACAACTGGCGGGCGACAAATCTGGGCTCGTCGATCTTGGCCGAGGGCAGGGATGCGGTGGCCGAGCGAGTCGGGCAGCGGCCCGGAGCAGGTGCCGCGACGCCGACGGCGGAGCCGAAGTCTGCGGTCGATCGCCTGCAGGAGCTCGACACGCTGCTGCGCGCCGGGGTGATCAGCGATGCCGAATACGCGGCCAAGCGCCAACACATCATCGACGGGATCTGA
- a CDS encoding S-methyl-5'-thioadenosine phosphorylase — protein sequence MLGVIGGSGFYTFFGPDARSVNLDTPYGEPSAPITVGRVGQHEVAFLPRHGMSHEFSPHKVPYRANMWALRALGVRRVFGPCAVGSLTPELGPGAIVVPDQLVDRTRGRLDTYFDSGGIHVGFADPYCPTLRSAVTGLPGVVDGATMVVVQGPRFSTRAESQWFAREGFSLINMTGYPEAVLARELEMCYAAIALVTDLDAGVDVGAGVRAVDVFAEFEKNLGPFKQLVLEAIDQVATERVCGHCLAHEGVELPFDLP from the coding sequence ATGCTCGGAGTCATCGGCGGCAGCGGTTTCTACACCTTCTTCGGACCCGACGCGCGCAGCGTCAACCTGGATACGCCCTACGGCGAGCCGAGTGCGCCGATCACGGTCGGACGCGTCGGCCAGCACGAGGTGGCCTTCCTGCCCCGGCATGGCATGAGTCACGAGTTCTCGCCCCACAAGGTGCCTTACCGGGCAAACATGTGGGCATTGCGTGCCCTCGGCGTCCGACGGGTCTTCGGGCCGTGCGCGGTCGGCAGCCTCACGCCCGAGCTCGGTCCGGGAGCAATCGTCGTCCCCGATCAGCTGGTGGACCGCACCCGGGGGCGTTTGGACACCTACTTCGACTCCGGCGGTATCCATGTCGGGTTCGCCGACCCGTACTGCCCGACGCTGCGCTCGGCGGTCACCGGCCTGCCCGGCGTGGTCGACGGCGCCACCATGGTGGTGGTGCAGGGACCACGGTTCTCCACCCGCGCTGAGAGCCAGTGGTTCGCCCGCGAAGGGTTCAGCCTGATCAACATGACCGGCTACCCCGAGGCGGTGCTCGCCCGTGAGCTGGAGATGTGTTATGCGGCAATCGCTTTGGTGACCGACCTGGATGCCGGTGTCGACGTCGGAGCGGGTGTGCGGGCCGTCGACGTCTTCGCGGAGTTCGAGAAGAACCTGGGGCCGTTCAAACAGCTGGTGCTCGAAGCGATCGATCAGGTAGCCACCGAGCGTGTCTGCGGGCATTGTCTTGCGCACGAAGGTGTCGAGTTGCCCTTCGACCTGCCGTGA
- a CDS encoding NAD(P)-dependent oxidoreductase — protein sequence MRVLLTGAAGFIGSRVRAALLADGHEVVAADVMLDAAHGPGAVLPEGVHRVDVRDADALAPLLSGIDVVCHQAAVVGAGVNAADAPSYASHNDYGTAVLLAQMYAAGIQRLILASSMVVYGQGGYRCPEHGVVDPLPRSRSDLDAGVFEHRCPVGGEELDWQLVGEDAALRPRSLYAASKAAQEHYALAWAESTGSSVVALRYHNVYGPGMPRDTPYSGVAAIFRSSLEKGDSPRVFEDGGQMRDFVHVDDVAAANVASVRSEAGGFVAANVCSGRPVSIMTVATRICEARGGPSPVVTGQYRSGDVRHIVADPAQAAESLGFRARVDPDQGLREFAFAPLRG from the coding sequence GTGAGGGTTCTACTCACCGGCGCGGCCGGGTTCATCGGAAGCCGGGTGCGCGCCGCCCTGCTGGCTGATGGGCACGAGGTGGTCGCGGCCGACGTGATGCTCGACGCTGCCCACGGACCCGGTGCCGTACTGCCCGAGGGCGTCCATCGGGTCGATGTGCGAGACGCGGACGCGTTGGCGCCCTTGCTGTCCGGGATCGATGTCGTGTGTCATCAGGCCGCGGTGGTCGGCGCGGGTGTCAACGCTGCCGACGCGCCGTCCTATGCCAGTCATAACGACTACGGCACGGCGGTATTGCTGGCTCAGATGTATGCCGCGGGGATACAGCGCCTGATTTTGGCGTCGTCGATGGTGGTGTACGGCCAGGGCGGGTACCGGTGCCCGGAGCATGGCGTCGTCGATCCGCTGCCGCGCAGCCGGTCCGATCTCGACGCCGGTGTGTTCGAGCACCGCTGCCCGGTCGGCGGGGAGGAGCTGGACTGGCAGCTGGTGGGCGAGGACGCTGCGCTTCGTCCGCGCAGCCTGTATGCCGCCAGCAAGGCTGCCCAGGAGCACTATGCGTTGGCCTGGGCCGAGTCGACGGGCAGCTCGGTCGTCGCGCTGCGCTATCACAACGTGTACGGCCCGGGCATGCCGCGGGACACCCCGTACTCGGGGGTGGCCGCGATCTTCCGGTCATCGCTCGAAAAGGGCGATTCTCCAAGGGTTTTCGAAGATGGCGGGCAGATGCGCGATTTCGTTCACGTCGACGATGTCGCGGCTGCGAACGTCGCATCCGTGCGCTCGGAGGCAGGCGGCTTCGTGGCTGCCAACGTCTGCTCGGGGCGGCCGGTCTCGATCATGACCGTCGCGACTCGGATTTGCGAGGCCCGCGGTGGCCCATCGCCGGTGGTCACCGGCCAGTATCGCAGCGGCGACGTCCGTCACATCGTTGCCGATCCGGCACAGGCCGCCGAATCCCTGGGTTTCCGCGCCCGGGTCGACCCTGACCAAGGTCTGCGGGAGTTCGCGTTCGCCCCCTTGCGTGGGTGA
- a CDS encoding peroxiredoxin — MALLTIGDQFPAYDLKAVVGGDLSKVDAKQPDDYFIQVTSSDNPGKWRIIFFWPKDFTFVCPTEIAAFGKLNDEFEDRDAQVLGVSVDNEFVHFQWRAQHEDLKKLPFPMLSDLKRELSLATGVLNADGVADRATFIVDPNNEIQFVSVTAGSVGRNVDEVLRVLDALQSDELCACNWKKGDPTIDAGELLAEAV; from the coding sequence ATGGCTCTGTTGACAATCGGGGATCAGTTCCCGGCTTACGACCTCAAGGCGGTTGTCGGCGGTGACCTGTCCAAGGTCGACGCCAAGCAGCCCGACGATTACTTCATTCAGGTGACGAGCTCGGACAACCCGGGCAAGTGGCGCATTATCTTCTTCTGGCCCAAGGATTTCACGTTCGTGTGCCCGACCGAGATCGCCGCGTTCGGCAAGCTCAACGACGAGTTCGAGGATCGCGACGCGCAGGTGCTCGGCGTCTCGGTGGACAACGAGTTCGTCCACTTCCAGTGGCGTGCCCAGCACGAGGACCTCAAGAAGCTGCCGTTCCCGATGCTGTCCGATCTCAAGCGCGAGCTGTCCTTGGCAACGGGCGTGCTCAACGCCGACGGCGTGGCCGATCGTGCGACGTTCATCGTGGACCCGAACAACGAGATCCAGTTCGTGTCGGTGACTGCGGGATCGGTCGGCCGCAATGTCGACGAGGTGCTGAGGGTGCTCGACGCGCTGCAGTCCGACGAGCTGTGCGCGTGCAACTGGAAGAAGGGTGACCCGACCATCGACGCCGGCGAGCTGCTGGCCGAGGCGGTCTGA
- the ahpD gene encoding alkyl hydroperoxide reductase AhpD: MSIDAVKEALPEFAKDLKLNLGSIVRSTELTEQQLWGALVATAAATKSAPLLREVTEDALDVLSEEAYNAALGAAAIMGMNNVFYRTKHQLEGRYDDLRAGLRMNIIANPGVAKADFELWSLAVSAINGCDQCLAAHEKELRDADVSRTVIFEAIRVASIMSGVAQALLTTQALATA; this comes from the coding sequence ATGAGCATCGACGCCGTCAAAGAGGCATTGCCCGAGTTTGCCAAGGATCTCAAGCTCAACCTGGGCAGCATTGTCCGCTCGACCGAGCTGACCGAACAGCAACTCTGGGGCGCGCTGGTGGCCACCGCCGCGGCGACCAAGTCCGCGCCGCTGCTGCGCGAGGTCACCGAGGACGCTCTGGATGTGCTGTCCGAAGAGGCCTATAACGCCGCGTTGGGCGCCGCGGCGATCATGGGGATGAACAACGTCTTCTACCGCACCAAGCATCAGCTCGAGGGTCGCTATGACGACCTGCGGGCCGGGCTGCGGATGAACATCATCGCCAATCCCGGCGTGGCCAAGGCCGACTTCGAGCTGTGGTCGCTGGCCGTATCCGCCATCAACGGATGCGATCAGTGCCTGGCCGCGCATGAGAAGGAACTCCGGGACGCCGACGTCTCGCGGACGGTGATCTTCGAGGCCATCCGGGTCGCGTCGATCATGTCCGGCGTCGCCCAGGCCCTGCTCACGACCCAGGCGCTCGCCACCGCCTGA
- a CDS encoding nitronate monooxygenase family protein, translating to MKTEICDQFGIEFPLFAFSHCRDVVAAVTNAGGFGVLGGTAYTPDQLHQELSWIDEQVKGKPYGVDIIVPAKFEGKGENLSFGQLADRIPEDFRGFINDLLAAHDIDISDQPRMAASSLSGDTGASLLDVALDHPIKLMANALGVPPDYMIEAGKQTGIPVAALVGAKEHAIKQVNAGVDLIVAQGTEAGGHCGEVTTLVLIPEVIEAIKPIREVPVLAAGGIVTGRQMAASVALGAAGAWTGSVWLTTEEAETAPYTVQKFLAATSRDTVRSAGRTGKPSRQLVSDWTDAWAPHEGGRQPLPLPLQNMIAEPVLRRIDKLAEGGHPGAQALATYFVGQGVGLMNKVKPAREVVLEFIEDYLAAAERLSRSLDD from the coding sequence GTGAAGACTGAGATCTGCGACCAGTTCGGCATCGAGTTTCCCTTGTTCGCCTTCAGCCACTGCCGCGACGTCGTCGCCGCGGTGACCAACGCGGGCGGCTTCGGTGTCCTGGGCGGTACCGCGTACACCCCCGATCAGCTCCACCAGGAACTCAGCTGGATCGACGAGCAGGTGAAGGGCAAGCCGTACGGCGTCGACATCATCGTGCCGGCGAAATTCGAGGGCAAGGGCGAGAACCTGTCGTTCGGTCAGCTTGCCGACCGCATCCCCGAGGATTTCCGCGGGTTCATCAACGACCTGCTGGCAGCCCACGACATCGACATCAGCGATCAGCCGCGGATGGCCGCATCGTCGCTGAGCGGGGATACCGGCGCCAGCCTGCTCGACGTCGCACTGGATCACCCGATCAAGTTGATGGCCAACGCACTTGGCGTGCCGCCGGACTACATGATCGAAGCAGGCAAGCAGACCGGCATTCCGGTCGCCGCGCTCGTCGGCGCCAAAGAGCATGCGATCAAGCAGGTGAACGCCGGCGTCGACCTGATCGTCGCCCAGGGCACCGAGGCCGGCGGTCACTGCGGCGAGGTGACCACCTTGGTGCTCATCCCGGAGGTGATCGAGGCGATCAAGCCGATCCGCGAAGTGCCGGTGCTCGCGGCGGGCGGGATCGTGACCGGCCGGCAGATGGCTGCGTCGGTGGCGCTCGGCGCCGCGGGCGCCTGGACCGGCTCGGTGTGGTTGACCACCGAAGAAGCCGAGACCGCGCCGTACACGGTGCAGAAGTTCCTGGCCGCGACGTCGCGGGATACGGTCCGATCCGCTGGGCGTACGGGAAAGCCGTCGCGCCAACTGGTTTCGGATTGGACGGATGCGTGGGCGCCGCACGAGGGCGGGCGCCAACCGCTGCCGCTGCCGCTGCAGAACATGATCGCCGAGCCGGTGCTGCGCCGGATCGACAAGCTGGCCGAGGGCGGCCATCCGGGTGCTCAGGCGCTCGCGACGTACTTCGTGGGCCAGGGAGTCGGGCTGATGAACAAGGTCAAGCCCGCCCGCGAGGTGGTTCTGGAATTCATCGAGGATTACCTCGCCGCCGCCGAGCGGTTGAGCCGATCGCTCGACGACTGA
- a CDS encoding TIGR03085 family metal-binding protein, producing the protein MSVAQRERAAVVAALRDVGPDAPTLCEGWTARDLAAHLMVREYRVDAAPGILIPAFAGHTAKVQDAVAGNTAWDDLVDKVAAGPPLYSPLKLVDSVANVAEMFIHHEDIRRAQPGWQPRTLDAELTGKLSRTLGLMARLTLAKMPARVQLRTPDGETVLTAGRGPAVTVTGEPQELLLFATGRVAHVDFSGDPSDVQAVKAAPKGL; encoded by the coding sequence ATGTCCGTAGCTCAGCGTGAACGTGCCGCCGTCGTCGCCGCCCTGCGCGATGTCGGTCCCGACGCCCCAACCCTGTGCGAAGGCTGGACGGCTCGAGACCTAGCCGCGCACTTGATGGTTCGGGAGTACCGCGTCGATGCCGCGCCGGGCATCCTCATTCCGGCGTTCGCCGGCCACACCGCCAAGGTGCAGGACGCCGTCGCGGGCAACACCGCGTGGGATGATCTGGTGGACAAGGTGGCCGCCGGCCCACCGCTGTACTCGCCGCTCAAACTCGTTGATTCGGTGGCCAACGTCGCCGAGATGTTCATCCACCACGAGGACATCCGCCGCGCCCAACCGGGCTGGCAACCGCGCACCCTCGACGCCGAACTGACCGGCAAACTGAGCCGCACCCTCGGGCTGATGGCCCGGCTGACCCTGGCCAAGATGCCGGCCCGGGTGCAGCTGCGCACTCCGGACGGCGAGACCGTGCTGACCGCGGGCCGCGGTCCGGCCGTGACGGTGACCGGCGAACCTCAGGAGCTGCTGCTGTTCGCGACCGGACGCGTCGCACATGTCGACTTCAGCGGTGACCCGTCGGACGTGCAGGCGGTGAAGGCAGCCCCCAAGGGGCTCTAG
- a CDS encoding cell wall metabolism sensor histidine kinase WalK, with product MPPRDLAQIAVLALACSLPVVLLGALVIRLARSWSMTVTMVALVLIPTLATLTGVLGASGFMITSTFASIVVVLLIVAIVTLPAAVMLARYQARRTVWEQEIHDAERLAEQSRRRLVAFVSHDLRTPLAGIRALAEAIADGVVSDGEVRVQAKHIEQESVRLSEMVDDLFEMSKINAGAVHAPYEKVALDEVVDDVIAAHRITAERAGVQLSASVPVDPVRVMGSDRALVRVLSNLVANAIAHTPSGGAVTLALGSDAGGAWARVDDTGVGIDETDLPRVFDVAYRGSNGRVPREDSSLPSGSGLGLAIAAGLVHAHHGTLSAHNTAHGARFEVRLPLSE from the coding sequence GTGCCACCGCGTGACCTGGCCCAGATCGCGGTACTGGCGCTGGCCTGCTCGCTGCCCGTAGTCCTGTTGGGCGCGTTGGTGATTCGGCTGGCCCGGTCCTGGTCTATGACCGTCACGATGGTGGCGTTGGTGTTGATCCCGACGTTGGCCACGCTGACCGGTGTGCTGGGCGCCAGTGGGTTCATGATCACCAGCACCTTCGCGTCGATCGTCGTCGTCCTGCTGATCGTGGCGATCGTGACACTGCCCGCGGCCGTGATGCTGGCGCGATATCAGGCCCGCCGGACGGTGTGGGAGCAGGAAATCCACGACGCCGAGCGGCTGGCCGAGCAATCCCGGCGCCGGCTGGTGGCGTTCGTCAGCCACGACCTGCGCACACCGCTGGCCGGCATCCGCGCGCTGGCCGAGGCCATCGCCGACGGGGTGGTCAGCGACGGCGAGGTACGAGTGCAGGCCAAACACATTGAGCAGGAATCGGTGCGGCTCTCCGAGATGGTCGACGACCTGTTCGAGATGTCGAAGATCAATGCCGGGGCGGTCCACGCCCCATACGAGAAGGTTGCGCTCGACGAGGTGGTCGACGACGTGATCGCAGCCCACCGGATCACTGCCGAGCGCGCCGGGGTACAACTGTCGGCATCGGTTCCGGTTGACCCGGTGCGGGTGATGGGCAGCGATCGCGCACTGGTACGCGTGCTGTCCAATCTGGTGGCGAACGCCATTGCGCACACCCCCTCGGGTGGGGCCGTGACACTGGCGCTCGGCAGCGACGCGGGCGGGGCATGGGCCCGGGTGGACGACACCGGCGTCGGCATCGACGAGACGGACCTGCCGCGGGTGTTCGACGTGGCCTACCGGGGGTCGAATGGCCGTGTGCCGCGCGAGGATTCTTCGCTGCCGAGTGGTTCGGGCTTGGGACTGGCGATAGCGGCCGGCCTGGTGCACGCCCACCACGGCACCCTGTCGGCACACAACACCGCGCATGGTGCGCGGTTCGAAGTCCGGCTGCCACTGTCGGAGTGA
- a CDS encoding response regulator transcription factor: protein MPARVLIADDDTVVRDVVRRYLERDGLEVAVAGDGNEALRVLGTQRIDVAVLDVMMPGPNGLSLCRTLRQHGDYSVPVILLTALGEEDDRIAGLEAGADDYLTKPFSPRELALRVRSVLRRAPSTAATLPLEMTVGDLTVSTAARAVQIDGQPVGLTNREFDLLLFFLTHTDTVFSREELLQQVWHWDFGDLSTVTVHVKRLRSKLGDHHRVQTVWGRGYLWRGEAGGGDRATA, encoded by the coding sequence ATGCCGGCCCGCGTACTCATCGCCGACGACGACACCGTCGTGCGTGACGTCGTGCGCCGATACCTCGAGCGCGACGGCCTGGAGGTGGCGGTTGCGGGCGACGGCAACGAAGCACTGCGGGTGCTGGGGACCCAGCGCATCGACGTCGCTGTGCTGGACGTAATGATGCCCGGACCCAACGGTTTGTCGCTGTGCCGCACCCTGCGCCAGCATGGCGATTACAGCGTGCCGGTCATCCTGCTGACCGCCCTCGGCGAGGAAGACGACCGCATCGCGGGGTTGGAGGCCGGCGCCGACGATTACCTGACCAAACCGTTCAGCCCGCGCGAGCTGGCGCTGCGGGTGCGTTCGGTACTGCGGCGGGCACCGTCGACGGCGGCGACTCTCCCGCTGGAGATGACGGTGGGTGACCTGACGGTCTCGACGGCCGCGCGCGCGGTGCAGATCGACGGCCAGCCGGTGGGGTTGACCAACCGCGAATTCGACTTACTGCTGTTCTTCCTGACCCATACGGACACCGTCTTCTCCCGCGAAGAGTTGCTGCAGCAGGTGTGGCACTGGGACTTCGGTGACCTGTCGACGGTCACCGTGCACGTCAAACGGTTGCGGTCCAAGCTCGGCGATCACCACCGCGTACAAACGGTCTGGGGCCGTGGGTATCTGTGGCGCGGTGAAGCCGGCGGCGGTGACCGTGCCACCGCGTGA
- a CDS encoding glycosyltransferase family 2 protein has translation MPECPVTVVLPCLNEADSLPTVLAAIPPGYRALVVDNNSTDGTAEVARRHGADVVRESRPGYGSAVHAGVEAARTPIVAVLDGDGSLDPADLPRLVTELERGADMVTGRRRPVSGLKWPWHARVGTAAVCWRLRTRHGLPVHDIAPMRVVNRDALLTLGIADRRSGYPLELLVRAAAAGWRVVEVDVDYGPRVGGKSKVSGSVRGSFTAAVDFWKAIS, from the coding sequence ATGCCCGAGTGTCCGGTCACGGTGGTGCTGCCCTGCCTCAACGAGGCCGACTCGCTTCCCACGGTGCTCGCCGCCATACCGCCTGGCTATCGGGCGTTGGTCGTGGACAACAACAGCACCGACGGCACCGCTGAGGTGGCCCGGCGACATGGTGCAGACGTCGTCAGGGAGAGCCGGCCGGGCTACGGCTCGGCGGTCCACGCCGGGGTAGAGGCCGCCCGCACCCCGATCGTGGCCGTGCTCGACGGCGACGGTTCGCTGGACCCGGCCGACCTCCCGCGGCTGGTCACCGAGCTGGAGCGCGGCGCCGACATGGTGACCGGCCGGCGCCGGCCGGTCAGCGGGCTGAAATGGCCGTGGCATGCGCGGGTGGGCACCGCGGCGGTGTGCTGGCGGCTGCGTACCCGGCACGGGCTGCCGGTTCACGACATCGCACCCATGCGGGTGGTCAACCGTGACGCGTTGCTGACGCTTGGGATTGCCGACCGTCGTTCCGGGTATCCGCTCGAACTACTGGTTCGTGCCGCGGCCGCAGGATGGCGTGTGGTGGAGGTCGACGTCGACTACGGCCCGCGCGTCGGCGGGAAGTCGAAGGTCAGCGGATCGGTGCGAGGAAGCTTTACCGCCGCTGTCGACTTCTGGAAGGCCATTTCGTGA
- a CDS encoding DUF2064 domain-containing protein gives MTPRPGPVAVTLLVVAKAPVPGLAKTRLAVTLGEHAAADIAAAALLDTLDAVAATPVTQRVVAMTGDLGRACRADEIRTRLRDFSVIEQRGDGFADRLANAHADAAALKQPVLQIGMDTPQVSADLLGDCARQLLSARAVLGMACDGGWWVLGVADGAMAECLRDVPMSQSDTGAVTLAALEDTGMSVTLAEELHDFDTVDDIPPVRAACRSSSRFAEVTQGV, from the coding sequence GTGACACCACGCCCGGGGCCCGTAGCGGTCACCTTGCTGGTGGTGGCCAAGGCGCCGGTACCCGGTCTGGCCAAGACGCGACTGGCGGTGACGCTGGGGGAGCACGCCGCCGCCGACATCGCGGCCGCAGCCCTGTTGGACACCCTCGACGCGGTGGCCGCCACTCCAGTCACGCAGCGGGTGGTCGCGATGACCGGTGATCTCGGCCGTGCGTGCCGGGCTGACGAAATCAGAACGCGGCTGCGCGACTTCAGCGTGATCGAGCAGCGCGGCGACGGTTTCGCCGACCGGCTGGCCAACGCCCACGCCGACGCCGCGGCCCTGAAACAGCCGGTGTTGCAGATCGGCATGGACACCCCTCAGGTGAGCGCGGATCTGCTCGGTGATTGCGCCCGTCAGCTACTCAGCGCGCGGGCGGTACTCGGAATGGCATGCGACGGCGGGTGGTGGGTGCTCGGGGTGGCGGATGGCGCGATGGCCGAATGCCTGCGTGACGTGCCGATGTCGCAATCCGACACCGGGGCTGTAACGCTTGCGGCCCTCGAGGACACCGGTATGTCCGTGACGCTTGCCGAGGAATTGCACGACTTCGACACCGTCGACGACATCCCGCCGGTCCGCGCCGCCTGCCGGTCGTCGAGCCGGTTCGCCGAAGTAACCCAAGGGGTCTGA